The Humulus lupulus chromosome 3, drHumLupu1.1, whole genome shotgun sequence genome window below encodes:
- the LOC133822525 gene encoding mulatexin-like, which translates to MKYLGSSLLLLSLLVIVLANERPDHKCGPSVGNPPCGNTRCCSIHNWCGGGSSYCSGGNCRYQCWFVAHGSSHAHDLPRALLRNNDGLSKILSESVYDEMFKHMKDCPSQGFYNYDAFLAAAASFPGFAATGDVATRKRELAAFFGQTSQATTGQRSDPIDSHAWGYCHINGTTLDSHENDYCTSSHWPCASGKRYDSRGPVQLTHNYNYGLAGESLGIDLINNPDLVATDPIVSFKTAIWFWMTQHDNKPSCHDIVINAHSQGRVIPNYGTVIGNIFNGQRPNDNNQVTDRATNSIGYYKRYCDMLDVSYGDNLKYWYDQVDAHIQMPII; encoded by the exons atgaaatACTTAGGAAGTAGTCTTCTTCTCTTATCTTTATTAGTGATAGTCCTTGCAAACGAAAGACCTGACCACAAATGCGGACCATCTGTAGGCAACCCTCCATGTGGAAACACCAGATGCTGCAGCATCCATAACTGGTGTGGTGGCGGCTCAAGCTACTGCAGTGGAGGAAACTGCCGATACCAATGTTGGTTTGTCGCACATGGTTCGAGCCATGCCCATGATCTCCCCCGTGCTTTACTCAGAAACAATGATGGTTTAAGCAAGATTCTTAGTGAATCAGTTTATGATGAAATGTTTAAGCACATGAAGGATTGTCCTAGCCAAGGCTTCTACAACTACGACGCCTTCCTCGCTGCTGCGGCGTCTTTTCCTGGTTTTGCTGCGACTGGTGATGTCGCCACTCGTAAGAGAGAGCTCGCCGCTTTCTTTGGTCAAACATCTCAAGCAACTACAG GTCAAAGGTCTGATCCAATAGATTCGCATGCATGGGGATATTGTCACATTAACGGGACTACTTTGGACTCTCATGAGAACGATTATTGCACGTCTTCTCATTGGCCATGCGCTTCTGGTAAAAGATACGATAGTCGAGGACCAGTGCAACTCACTCA CAACTACAATTACGGGCTTGCTGGAGAAAGTCTTGGCATAGATTTGATCAACAATCCTGATTTGGTAGCCACAGACCCAATTGTATCGTTCAAGACAGCCATATGGTTCTGGATGACTCAGCATGACAATAAGCCTTCTTGCCATGATATTGTTATCAATGCTCATTCCCAAGGGAGAGTGATCCCTAACTATGGTACTGTGATTGGAAACATATTCAATGGACAAAGACCTAATGATAATAATCAGGTAACCGATAGAGCTACTAATAGCATCGGGTACTACAAGAGGTACTGTGACATGTTAGATGTGAGCTATGGAGATAACTTGAAATATTGGTACGACCAAGTTGATGCTCACATCCAAATGCCTATCATCTAA